Proteins found in one Deltaproteobacteria bacterium IMCC39524 genomic segment:
- a CDS encoding CTP synthase yields the protein MKTKFIFITGGVVSSLGKGLAAASIGALMEARGLKVSMQKLDPYINVDPGTMSPFQHGEVFVTDDGAETDLDLGHYERYTTANLTKKSNFTTGQVYDSVIRKERRGDYLGGTVQVIPHITNEIKSKILENSKGVDLALVEVGGTVGDIESLPFLEAIRQFRTDLGPENVIYIHLTLVPYIPTAGELKTKPTQHSVKELRQIGIQPDILLCRCDRELPRDMKSKIALFCNVREDAVITARDVGTIYEVPLAFHEEGLDERIIESLNIWTKKPDLSGWQRIVTRVKEPAGVTTIAIVGKYVDLTESYKSLAEALTHGGIGNNCRVQLQYVDSEALERHGVGSTFDDVDGILVPGGFGERGSEGKIAAITHARENQIPFFGICLGMQMAVVEFARSVCKIEEAYSSEFKEDAKNPVIHIMEGQKKVKGKGGTMRLGAYPCSLQEKTLARRIYGQKDIGERHRHRFEFNNAYREALEKCGLVLSGVYTEENLVEIVEITDHPWFLGCQFHPEFKSRPMAPHPLFESFVGACFKASKGQDGQ from the coding sequence GGCGTTGTTTCCTCTCTCGGCAAAGGGTTGGCAGCCGCATCTATCGGTGCTCTTATGGAAGCACGTGGCTTAAAAGTTTCCATGCAGAAGTTGGACCCCTATATCAACGTTGATCCGGGAACCATGAGCCCTTTTCAGCACGGTGAGGTTTTTGTCACTGATGATGGTGCTGAGACCGATCTGGACCTGGGCCATTATGAGCGCTACACCACCGCTAACCTGACCAAAAAATCCAACTTCACGACCGGTCAAGTCTATGATTCAGTTATTCGTAAAGAGCGCCGTGGCGATTATCTGGGTGGTACGGTTCAGGTCATCCCCCATATCACAAACGAGATCAAGAGCAAGATCCTGGAAAATTCCAAAGGCGTCGATCTGGCGCTTGTTGAGGTGGGCGGTACCGTTGGTGATATCGAATCCCTGCCTTTCCTGGAGGCCATTCGCCAGTTCCGCACCGATCTTGGCCCCGAGAATGTCATCTATATTCACCTGACCCTGGTTCCCTATATTCCGACTGCCGGCGAGTTGAAAACCAAGCCGACTCAACACAGCGTCAAGGAGTTGCGCCAGATCGGAATCCAACCGGATATCCTGCTCTGTCGTTGTGACCGTGAACTGCCTCGTGATATGAAGAGCAAGATCGCCCTGTTTTGTAATGTCCGCGAAGATGCTGTCATTACGGCCAGAGACGTGGGCACGATCTATGAAGTTCCACTGGCCTTTCATGAAGAGGGTCTGGACGAAAGAATTATTGAATCGCTCAATATCTGGACCAAGAAGCCTGACTTGAGCGGTTGGCAAAGAATCGTTACGCGCGTTAAGGAGCCTGCAGGCGTGACGACCATTGCGATTGTCGGTAAATATGTAGATCTGACCGAGAGCTACAAGTCGCTTGCCGAGGCTTTGACGCATGGCGGCATCGGCAATAACTGCCGGGTGCAGCTGCAGTATGTTGATTCAGAAGCTCTGGAGCGGCACGGTGTTGGCTCGACGTTCGATGATGTCGACGGTATCCTGGTCCCAGGTGGTTTCGGCGAACGTGGCAGCGAAGGGAAGATTGCTGCGATTACTCATGCCAGGGAAAACCAGATCCCCTTCTTTGGCATCTGCCTTGGTATGCAGATGGCCGTGGTAGAGTTTGCGCGTTCGGTCTGTAAAATCGAGGAAGCCTACTCCAGTGAATTCAAGGAAGACGCCAAGAACCCCGTCATTCACATCATGGAAGGGCAGAAGAAGGTCAAGGGTAAAGGCGGCACAATGCGTCTTGGCGCCTACCCCTGTTCTTTGCAGGAGAAGACTCTGGCACGCAGAATTTATGGCCAGAAAGATATCGGTGAGCGCCATCGTCATCGTTTCGAATTCAATAACGCCTACCGCGAAGCGCTGGAAAAATGCGGGCTGGTCCTTTCCGGAGTTTATACGGAAGAGAACCTCGTCGAGATTGTCGAGATTACGGATCACCCATGGTTCCTCGGTTGCCAATTTCATCCTGAATTTAAATCACGGCCAATGGCTCCTCACCCACTCTTCGAGTCTTTTGTTGGCGCATGTTTCAAGGCCAGCAAAGGTCAGGATGGTCAATGA